AGACCAAGCCAaactaaaatcaaaattttcgtAGTCGACATGAATTTTGCCAAATCAAGGACTAATTTAATGCCCGCACGGGAAGACCGAATCCCGTGAAACTTATCCTCATATGATATATTCATGTACTTGTGAACTCATATGGATTCATGTCACATACAATAGAGCTGATATGAGAACGGTCGAAAATATCGACTTATTAcctaatatatatgttgtacGCACCGAGCGTAGGTAAGACTTTTACGGTGTGACTCGGGGCAAAGTTAAGTGGTGTGGGGAggataaaaaagaagaggaagaaaggtATTAACTTTAGAATAGGAGGGTTGTGGGGTTTTAGTGGAAAGATAAGTAAGAAACCGACTGAACTTTAGAAAGggttggagaagaagaaaaggctACAAAATCATCATCAGAGAAGATAATGAAGAAGTGAAAGGCAAAGTAGATAAGACTTGGTGAGGCCTCTTGGGCCCTCAAAAGCCCAATGTCCAAATCCATGTGGGGCCCCCTTCTGAGTTGTGGTTCAGAGATGGGATCATCTCTCTGAGTTCAGACCAGAGAAACTCTTGGATAAATTGTTAGATATTAGATTATCAGAAATTATTTAATCACGAGATCAGGTGCAATCGGCGAACTGCGTTTTCGCTTGAGCAAATTTTACCTGCACTGCAGTTCTGGTATGAAATCCCACTAGTACCAGCTAGGGGTCAGCGTCGAGTCATCATACAAGGATCAATTGCTAAGCTGGgaataatcaaaataaaattataataattatatattaaagatAGTAATGAATTATATATTCCAAATCATTTTCTAttacttttgaaataatttatttttctttgggcCTATTGTGTTTTCTATTTCGCCCTTTCTCTGATCCTCCTTCATTCAATGAACTTGAATTGTGTGTGTTTTTCCGCATAACAGAGGAATGTGGGTACCGTGCTTGTTGGGTGGAGAGTAGACATACGAGACACATCAAATCAAATAAGAACTATATTTCACATATTTGtctaatttataaaaattgaaacgATGACACTGGGAAAATCAGGACGAACGTGGTCATTCCAGTTatgtcaaataaaaaatcgCTCTATTCCATTCTCTTGATTTGATAGTgtcaaaataaatatcatgGTCTCGTCTTAACCATTGGTGTTGATGCGAAATCCATGAGGTTTCACTATTTTACTCGATTAACAGTTACTTGAGTTAATCAATGAataatataaatgtaaaagtgTCATATTATTCTGACACAGCTGACACGCTGAATTAACTCAAACTGCATGTATGAGTCCTCTTTTATAAACGATAATGAGACACTAAACTTGTGTATATGACTCGATCAACAATTGGCCCAGTCTATCATTGATGTGTTGAGACTACACTCATCTAAAAATTTATGGCAAAGAAGAATAATGGAGGATTATTCGGTATTATGGGGACCATGCTGGTGAGGATGATGGGCCCCAGTCAGGTTAGGCTTTTGTGGATATAGGGGCCTCATTGTAGAGCGCCCTAGATAAGGCCCAAATAGTACTGGTCCAACTTCTCTATCGCACTTGCCTAATGCTAACCCATGCCCGCCTGCTAATCAATAGAAGTTACTCTATGGTACATATCTTACCTATAAAACTCCTTCAAAATTCATGTAATTAACTAACAATCTGAGTAAAATTCTTTGAATCCTGTGTAATTTGTTTCATTTGCATGTATATTTATTACGTAGTTAAGTAATTTATTCCAAGTAAATGTCTTAAAATGCGTATATTATACTTGAAATATGCTAAAATACTTACTACATCTTAAGTACATTATTTACTTTGCAGGTATAATGCAATCATTTTAAGGTAATTGCGCCCTAGACATTTCCCAAATCTTCTCATCTTTAATTTAAGTGATACAACTCTTGAGACTTGGATTGAGTGAAAAAAATCCATAGTGCAATAAGTAATAGTGACGGTGTGGTTTAATCGAGTAACTTCACATAAAATATAAGTAAAGCTattaacatattatttaagtaaaGCTATTCGGAATTCATACAACTtatcaaaaatttaaattaaattttccgAAATTTGTGTAATTTACTCTATGTGTAAGTACACtacaagaaatatatataagtaatttactttcgaacaattcatttaaaatatgtgtaatttactcaaaatacaaataattcACTTGATATTGatgtattttattataatttgacATGATGTAggtggtgtttgataaatttaaattaagtgcttaaaattGTATAGGAAGAAGGAATGAATGATAAGAATGAGAAGAAGTTAAGGGAAGAAATGTATAGGAATAAGGGAGGAATGATAAGAATTAGAGAAAGTTAAGGGGTAAAGAGTatcaataaatgaaaattggtttatttcattaagtaaaAGTTTTCTACATATTTCGTTAGATAATTTTTtgcttaatgattaagtaatttaCACCCATCTCTcatcttttcctcttttttacattcattttcccttataactaatttttaagtacttatttaattaagttgaacCTTAGTTTGCATGTATAAGTGAGTGTACAGTAAACCTCCTCAATTTTAACAATTGACAACCTGAGTTAAGCTGTTCCTCAAGCTGAATAGTCGAGCAGCTGAGGGAAAATCTGTCATATTCTACATTCATATGCTGATCTCAATGATCTTGCAATGTTTGGTCGAACCGGAACGTGACATTCGAGCTAGAGCCTGTTCAGCAAACCTGTGTCGACCCAGCTCAGCTCGGCTTCATTATATCGTTAGAGGCGAGTCCACACCCAGAGTTTATGAGGCGTGGATGCCCTGAATGGACTAGTTgcctatttttatttattattaatcaaCTTGAATGCATCACTCAAGTCTCAACTGTGTTTGAGGCTAATTGATTAAAAGGCTGATACCTACGGAATTAAAGAAACTTACATTAGCAGTGCCCATCTAAACTACATTATGTACATATTCAGAAAAACACTCAGGAATAATGTCAGTCCCTGTCTCCTTAGCCTCGAGGTCTAGTTTGATTAACACCAACCAACCTATAAGATAGTTTTCCTCAAGTATCAGTCCCTGTCTATttgcaattaattaaaatccaatccaaaagaaaaattgttttgAAGGTTCATAAATCGTCAAATAATgtacaagaaaagaaagagaatctATTGAATATTAAATACTGTATTTACTAagattaccttttttttttcaagagttcttcacttttttttttttgcaagcGCACAACTTTCTTTTAGTATGTCTACAATAAGACTTTGGAAGGCGTTTTCttcaagtttttattttttttctcacacatgaacttttgtaaaatttttggGTTATTCAATTTTACATATGTGATATTAATAGAAGACATGATGAAACAATATATGAATTTTGATAATGttgaagaaaatattcatTCTACCGTGGttggaatttatttattatttttttttatgtgtagTCTTGACAAAGTTTGATTTTTCAAGActtatattaatttcttttcttttatgtaatcttttcttatcttattcgtgaaattaaattactatTAATCTTATctttgtaataatatattgttATTGACTGCGAATTTTACGATTTATaacacatattttatataacaaaattagagaaaaaaatcatgtttTATTTGGTGCAACTCAAGAACTCCATAACTAGTATACTgtaaagattaaaaaaaatagaagttAAAAATTAGACAAAAAGCCACTTCTCTTTTCATTGTAGCAAGCATAGATGTAGATAAGCCATATCTGGTGGATCGTTTACTTTTAGGAAAgtcttcttattttttttcacttttcttcttatattcaaaaattattgctctaaaaaaaaaagaaatcatgaTTGCGAAATCAAGATTGAGAATCTTCAAACTTATATTCAATAGCTAAAAATGATTGGAAACTTTCCAATTAAAGGAATGGAGAACTggtataattaaaaatataattgataaaaaaattccaattAAAGAGAAGAGAATTGAAAAACTATTAAAATTACTAACTAAATTGCTTCAACTATGGGGAAATAGGAAAATCTTTTTCCTAAAAATTAGTCTTTATTTTAGGTGAATAAACacatattttatgattttacattttttatgaaattttttcaaaaagatgaatttttttttcaaagtaAACAGGGCCTAAGTCATTCAGAAATAATACACATGGATAGCGCCTACCTATATCTATGTATAGATAAAGTTGTATCCACCCTAATAAATAGGGGTACAATGGTAAATGTcgtaataaattaatatgtaatatattttcaatcacaataataatagtagtagtaataataataataataataataataataataataaaagaaataaatatattcaataGTAAAcatcttaataaattaatatatagtatagaaattaaataattgttattattgtcaacaaagaaataaatataccCAAAGAAGTATATTAGTCACTTATCGTTATTTCATAAGTAAAtgaatattcataattttaaggattttattagtacataattattcataattttaaggaaattgcgaattatttaaaattttaaaataaattttaagaatCATTGTTAGGTTTATAAAGTTCAATCAAGAAATCTCATATCTAACccattttgtaaaaaattattcaaactcACGAGACTTAATACATGAAATTTGATTGAGAATTAAAAATCAGCTTAATACTagctttaaaaattataaattttatgattattattcttttattaattaaagctAGAATTCTAAAtttaatgattttaaaattatttttctataaattagGTTGATGATTGTGATAAAGTATATGAAGTATTTTACATGAACTATTTGCTCGAACGCTTCAATTAAGATTATTTAGCGTAGGTTTAAAATTTACCCTATTGAagtttatatagtataaaaaataaattgtctATAcactaatataaattataaaatgataGTAAGTAGTGTGTTCATATTTAAATTCttctaataatatttttataaaatatgtgCAATGCACATGCTCATTAACCTAGTTTATATATAAAGCTAACTCTCACTTAATAAATAGGGgtagaattaaaattatttactttCATCCCATTTAATATGATTATAATGGCAATTTGATCTAATTGTAGCTAACTTATTTTAGGATAATATACAATCAACTTCCTAGGGGCTTAAAGAAATTACACCCAACCACATTTGTTGAAAAACATTTAACCCCATTTGACTTATGGCTAGGCCTATTTTCATCCCCATTTTAACTAATTCCATGGTACCAAAGTACCCTCAATAGCACATTAGTTGCTCTAAGTAAATATGGATAAAGCTCATAAATCCCAATCTAATTTCTCATTCCTTCTTTTCTTAGTCAACGTATTAAATTTTGTCATTTGAAAATCTTCTCTATGCTCTAAATATCTACTTACcacataatatttattaaaagaattttttcatAACTTTGTACAATGGATGACATAATGATTCAATCCGTAaagtcttaattttttttagagtaTCTTTATTACTTGATGAAAAATCTTGGTGCAGAAAAAAACGAAAAcacaaacaaatatatataaaaattaattttgttattcgtaaaacataaaaaaataaatatttataacatGTATGCCCTTCATGAAGCAATGTTCTAACTCCTCGGCTAATTATTCCAATGaagataatttttcaaataggTAATTATTGAAAGACGATGAATTCAATACTATCTTTTCCGTCCATTAAATTACTTGCTTTCTAAAGGGGCAATATATGTAATACTTGTTTTGCCTATAATATATCTAAGTCAGCGTGCACTAATTTTTATAACTATAAACTTCatcaatattattaaattgatataTTATAACTTAAAAGATTATGatctaaataaatgaaaaaaattgaatagtaCGATTATATGTGTACAATTGTATAAAtctattatttgaaaaaacaCAAGCCCATTACTTGTAtgcatttaaaaaaagaaacataattgtcagtgaaaataaaaaaaatcaccatTCATGTAAACTTTGAAAagcattatttttattaatttatgagATATTGCCTTTACgtttttcatgaaaataaaattatttgaatatgAAGCTtggttctttttcttttgacatCAGGATTTTTAAATGACTAATGGAccacaaaacaaataaaatttaggtttCTTCACTAACATTATATTTGCTCTCATTTCTTTTACAAAGGAGAACAtactttttgttaaaaataatatttgagtAGTGGATATTTAGaataaagagaagaaaaatattcaaatggaaataaattatcagcatatatcaataaataaaGATAGAAGAGTGATTTAAGACTTATATCCATAttagttaaaataattaatatgatatCAGGAACATTTTTGTAAGATGAATAACAAATTGAGTGGATTAGTCATTGGGAGGTGTGGAAATAGCCCTAGTCTCGATTTATTTGAccaaatcattatttttaggaaaaataCATTAAGGTCATGATTTTTAAGTTTCTTTCTCTTTAAGACCATATATTTGTTTTTCCCTAAATAGGCCACATTTCCCTAAATAAGGTCACATtacataaaattattattttaaaatattttctttaatttgataaataaaaaattttaaatgaaaaaagagaAGCCAAAAACTGTGAGCaaggaagaaaaataaagacaaGAAGGGGCAATTGAGGCATCACCGGCCACTACCATACATCATCGGAGGACCTAGAGACCTCATCTTGCACTTGAGCTCAAAACTGGAAATGGAAATGTTACAATAGAAAAATCGTATCACAATTAAAAGCACTACTTTTTGAACCACTTAATCGCATCAAATAGCTATGAAATGGTGATGGACACCATCAATGATCACCACCCGACGCAACGTTGCCGGAGGCCTTCCTCCCCTCTATCTGTCcagcttcttttctttttaactccgtttaattcttgaaattttttatttctaaaattaaggaaaatatttttagaataagAAAGGACGTACACCAATATATTATGTAACACTGTGACCTTATTCGGTAAAATAATAAACGTATAGtcttaagaaataaaaatccaaaaCTTATGTATTTTCCACAAAAAATAATGGTCAAAAAAGTCAAATAGACCTAAGAGCATATTTTTCAACAAATCGGGTTAAGTGCATTTCTTCAAATCTTAAGGAGAAGTTATTAATaatgttattttaaaaattatattaataattttgttttataaatgCTCTCTACAAGAAGATTATTGCAATTTTTACAGCCTCTGCAGTAACAAAGGTGTCATGAAAAATTAATCCACTTTGAAATTAGTCTTTTTTGTAACGAaatattagttttattttaaaattttataacatTAATAATGATAGTAATTCAACTTTGTTTCCTACTTAAATCTACATTAAATTAACAACACTTTTTCATCTTATTTGATATAAACGATCCTGAACGTTTTATGATTAgtttttattgaataaaatcGAACGACTAACTTTTTAGAGTTTTAAACTTAATTTCatggaaattaaaattattaatgagCTGAACTATTTGGTTAATGTTAGCTAacgttctctcgaataattgtTTGTTATTATAAGTTTGAAATTTACCATATCAATTAGAATTTATAGAGTGAAAAAATACCCTATATTTTGGATAAGAAAACTTTGTATTTTGGATGCATTAATACCCATGAAGTCCATACTAACCattattattcaattcaattttatatttttacaagtaaatttaattttctatgataaattttttgtttataaaaCTGGTTCAGCGGATGGAATTGCATTTATCATGTGATTTTGAGGATGCAAAATGAGAAAAACATGTAAACTTCGGGCACAACAAAATATGAAACATGTCTGGATAAGGGAAATTGTTTCAAAGCCATCCTCGTATGTGTCGTTATGACTGTCATCTCTCTTTTTGCCCCACTTCCCTGCTCATTGGGACATGAAAATTAATGGATGAGTTAGAATTATAAGGCCAGATAAGTGGATATATATGGCACTTGATGATCAAATCGGACGAACAAATCGGAGCAGCAGTCTCATGAATTTACCACACGTCACCATTTGGGCTCTGCAGATTCAGTGATGTCAGATTCAGAAATGTCTGCAGTGATCAACTTGACAACAATGTATGGCTGAAAGAAGAACGGTTGCTGAGGCTAAGAGCATGCCATGAACATTGTTTTGTCCGTTTTACGACAGTCAAAAGGGGTGGGGGCTGGGTCTGAGTCCTTCCACATAATGTTTAATTCGATAGATTCAAAAGCCTAACCTCGTGGGTTGATTTCAATAAATTTCCAGAGGAACATTGTCCAGCCACAAGATCATGGTCGGGTACTACTACGCTCAATCACAAATAGGAGACTTTCTCCCCTTATTTGCTCGTGACCTTAAATTTGGAATATCCTTAACAACTGAGTTACCACCTTATTGATCATGACATGAACAACTTGTGGATAATATGCATGTGGTTGTGCTTTACGAGGAACTAGCTAGACGAGTTCCTCTTTTCCTTTAAGACCACCGTTTCCATTGTTTGAATATATCTATCCTAATTAAGAGAAACCTCCAATTTAAATAAGGTGGCTTACCCTAACACCGTGCCGACTATCTGGTGGCGGCATGTGCGCGCGGCTTTCAAATGCGGGCAACTTGCTATTAATTAACACGTAAAATTCGTATGTAATAAAATACAAGGTAACTCGATTTCAAATGACTACCGTGTTAAATCCTAGCTACATCTTTATTTGATTCCATCGGATTGAACAGTAGCCCTTTACTTCCCGTGCCATCGGCCCGGCACTGAGATTTGCCAATCTTGCACTTGTGTGGTCATCCCATCACCTATCATTATCATGACAGTAAAATACTCCAAAGAGACAAAAATCAAGTggagaaaagaggaaaaggataaaaagtTGCATATGGGACGATTAGATAATTCTGAAGTTAGGCTCTGGGGTGCCGTCAGTCTCATCTGCATTGGAGGTGGAAGTTCTTGCTGGCCATACGTGTTATCGGCTAGTTCGAGCCGATCCTGGGGGATAGGCAACTCAAATTTGGGAGCCCTATCTGGATGAGGCTCCAAAAAATAGCAAgattcttattattttacatGATAATTTGTTATTCAGTAAGAGTTTTGTtaaattcttaattaataaGTTTCTTACAAAAGAATGTATTATCTTATcaaaaattaagttttttattatttaacaaatgtcttattatatttaaaaataattagttttttattaaataataattttttattttatttcacaaAGGTAGTTGACTCGAAGTCATTCGACACACTATGACATGACATGCTCTAATTGATCTCTGCAAACTTCCCTTTTAAGGAGGCCCCGGGCATGAGATTATCTTTTCCTAAATACTTGGATATTTGGATTTAATGATTGAAGGTCCTATCATTTGTTGATGATACTGAAGAATCATCAATCGTTGTTGCCTGTTTCCTGCATGCTTGGTGGTAACTTGGGGTCCAGGTGGTCAGTTTCTGTCCGAGTTTTTGGCTGATTTCCTCTGAGAGCTGCTGTACTGTTGGAAGTTCGTGTAGAGCCGGTGACTGAAGACTGAGGAGAATGGAGACTACAGACGATGCTAATGGAGTTCCGGCTTCGTGCCAGTTGCCCAAGAAGCTAGACCACTACGGTCAGTTCCCGTTCACTACTCATTCTCCTTGGCCTTAGTCCTTTGGTCGTTTTTCACGTTTCGTCTTATCCTGTCATCCGTCTCATCCAAGGGGAGCTGCACAAAGCTTTTCTCAGTTCAGCCAGTGTAACAAAATAGTTTTGTTCCACTGGACGATCTGGAGCTGCAAGTCAACTGTGAAACTTGGATTCGTGTTTTATTATCGACTCTATGCAATGTGTATATGAAAAGTATAAACTGTCACGGAGCGATGGGCTGGTATGATTTCGTTATCGTTTGTTACCTTTCTAGGAATAGTTTCACCAGAGATTCATAAAATGGTTGGGGATTTCTCTTTTCTTGCATGAAAGATGCAATATTGATTTCCACGACAAGTCTTCATGTTTTGGTCGAGAAACGCATTTTCTACAGTGCAATTCCAACGCTCCTCTGTTTCTTTCATTATGTTTTCCTCTGACAAGAACGCGTTTTGGAGAGCAGATGAGGTGAACGATTCTCCCATCGAGCAAGTACGGTTGACTGTCCCGATAACGGATGATCCGACCTTGTCCTGCTTGACGTTCCGAACATGGGTTCTGGGCCTGATCTCCTGCTCCCTTCTTGCCTTCGTGAACCAGTTCTTTGGGTACCGCCAGAATGCCCTCTATGTATCATCGCTCTCTGCCCAAATTGTGGTGCTTCCTTTGGGAAATCTCATGGCGGCAACTCTGCCAAAAAAGGCACTCCAGCTACCAGGAACCAAATGGTCATTTTCCCTGAACCCGGGGCCTTTCAACTTAAAAGAACATGTCCTCATCACGATATTTGCAAACACGGGCTCAAATTCCGTGTATGCATTGGGCATTATAACCATAATCAAGGCATTCTATGTTCGTCCAATTAGTCCCGTGGCAGCTCTGATGCTATCCCAAACAACACAGGTATGAAGTAACCAAACTCATTTAAGTTATACATAGCTCTTCTAGGGATGTTGTGCAAATTGATTTGTCTTCTTTTTGTTCGATGAAAACTTCAGATGCTTGGATTTGGATGGGCGGGAATGTTCCGAAAGTTCCTAGTCGATTCACCGTACATGTGGTGGCCTGCAAACTTGGTTCAAGTCTCTCTCTTCAGGTAGCCAGTTTGCATTTACATGATTTCTAAGAAAATCGATCTCTTTTTAATCCTGTTTCTTCTGTGCCTGCAGGGCGCTGCacgagaaggagaagaggccTAAAGGACGCTTGACGAGGCTGCAGTTTTTCCTTGTGGTCCTTACGTCAAGCTTCGCGTACTATATTGTTCCcaactatttttttccatCCATTACTGCCCTCTCCTTCGTGTGTTGGATATGGAAAGACTCGGTAACTGCCCAGCAGATTGGGTCGGGGCTTCGTGGGCTTGGGGTCGGCTCATTTGCCCTTGACTGGTCCACTGTCGCAGCCTTCCTAGGATCCCCCTTGGGTACACCCGGCTTTGCAATCATCAACACAATGGTGGGCTTCTTCATAGTGCTCTACATCGCAGTACCAATCTGTTATTGGAGTAATGTATTTGAAGCGAAGAGGTTCCCTATTTACTCATCCCACGTGTTCGATATCAACGGTGCACCATACAATGTATCCAGAATTTTGAATGAAGCGACCTTCAAATTCGATCAAGCAGGATATGATTCATATAGCAGGATTCATCTCAGTATCATGTTTGCGTTCACTTATGGGATAAGTTTCGCGACTTTAGCCGCTACAATATCTCATGTCGCCCTCTTCCATGGCAGGTAAAGTATTTCAACTATAGCTTTGGTAGTTCATGGAATTTGGACTCCCACGACTCATTTTCCTGGATATCGTGCGCTCTAATTTGCAGGTCCATTTGGCAACAGACAAAGGTGGCATTTCAGGACCAATTTGAAGATGTCCACACGAGAATAATGAAGAGGAACTATGAGCCTGTCCCTCAGTGGTGGTTCTACTCGCTTTTGCTAGTAAACATAGCCCTTGCGTTGGTCGCTTGTGAAGGATTTGGCCGACAGCTTCAACTTCCATACTGGGGGGTCCTCCTAGCAGTCGGTTTAGCTTTATTCTTCATGCTGCCAGTCGGTGTCATTACTGCTACCACGAACTTGGTACGGTTATCGTAACAATACAAAATTgacatatttcttttttattcacaaTAATAGACATCattgtaattaattatgtgCAGCAAGTTGGATTAAATGTCATAACGGAGCTCATAATAGGATACATGTACCCAGGAAGACCACTCGCGAATGTCACCTTCAAAACCTATGGTTACATGAGCTTGTCACAGGCAATAATGTTCCTCGGGGATTTTAAGCTTGGACATTACATGAAAATCCCTCCGAAGTCGATGTTTATGGTTCAGGTAAATTAATCTTTTCAATCTCGTATGCTTTTGTTTGTGGGCCTGATCGGCTCTTGGGTTGGCCGACTGGGGATTGTGGTTGGAACAATGTGTTCTGAGTTAACCAGCATTCTTCAATTGAACCCATGGAACTGGGCAGTTCTTGCCAGAATCTGGCTGTTCATGCCGGTTTGATCAGCATTTTGACAGGGTCCTGAGAACTGTCACTATGATCACCCCTTTGTACACCAAATCTTAACCGTTTAAGATTAGTTGGCAGTACATATAATTAATCACGTTGTATGATATGCAGTTAATTGGGACCATTGTATCGACCTCCGTCTACTTCGGCACAGGGTGGTGGCTCCTTACAACAGAGGACAATATCTGCAATCCAGCAAAGCTGCCTAAGGGGAGCCCCTGGACGTGCCCAGGAGACGACGTCTTCTATAACGCATCAATCATTTGGGGAGTGGTGGGTCCACTGAGGATGTTTGGGAAGCTCGGAGTTTACTACAAGATGAACTACTTCTTCCTCTTCGGCCTCCTTGCTCCAGTTCCTGTCTGGTacctctcccggaagttccCGGAGAAGAAGTGGATCAGGCTGATCAACATGCCCGTGCTTATAAGTGGGGCCGG
The sequence above is drawn from the Punica granatum isolate Tunisia-2019 chromosome 5, ASM765513v2, whole genome shotgun sequence genome and encodes:
- the LOC116209563 gene encoding oligopeptide transporter 1-like, encoding METTDDANGVPASCQLPKKLDHYDEVNDSPIEQVRLTVPITDDPTLSCLTFRTWVLGLISCSLLAFVNQFFGYRQNALYVSSLSAQIVVLPLGNLMAATLPKKALQLPGTKWSFSLNPGPFNLKEHVLITIFANTGSNSVYALGIITIIKAFYVRPISPVAALMLSQTTQMLGFGWAGMFRKFLVDSPYMWWPANLVQVSLFRALHEKEKRPKGRLTRLQFFLVVLTSSFAYYIVPNYFFPSITALSFVCWIWKDSVTAQQIGSGLRGLGVGSFALDWSTVAAFLGSPLGTPGFAIINTMVGFFIVLYIAVPICYWSNVFEAKRFPIYSSHVFDINGAPYNVSRILNEATFKFDQAGYDSYSRIHLSIMFAFTYGISFATLAATISHVALFHGRSIWQQTKVAFQDQFEDVHTRIMKRNYEPVPQWWFYSLLLVNIALALVACEGFGRQLQLPYWGVLLAVGLALFFMLPVGVITATTNLQVGLNVITELIIGYMYPGRPLANVTFKTYGYMSLSQAIMFLGDFKLGHYMKIPPKSMFMVQLIGTIVSTSVYFGTGWWLLTTEDNICNPAKLPKGSPWTCPGDDVFYNASIIWGVVGPLRMFGKLGVYYKMNYFFLFGLLAPVPVWYLSRKFPEKKWIRLINMPVLISGAGGMPPARAVNYICWGFVGIFFNIYIYNRHKGWWARHNYILSASLDAGVAFMAILSYFALQMKDINGVSWWGMALDDHCPLAKCPTAPGIKVEGCPVF